The Megalops cyprinoides isolate fMegCyp1 chromosome 22, fMegCyp1.pri, whole genome shotgun sequence genome contains a region encoding:
- the ostc gene encoding oligosaccharyltransferase complex subunit ostc, whose protein sequence is METLYGLPFAVLECPNIKLKKPSWLHMPSAMTVYALVIVSYFLITGGIIYDVIVEPPSVGSMTDEHGHQRPVAFLAYRVNGQYIMEGLASSFLFTMGGLGFIILDRSNAPNIPKLNRFLLLFIGFVSVLLSFFMARVFMRMKLPGYLMG, encoded by the exons ATGGAAACTCTTTACGGGCTCCCATTTGCAGTGCTAGAATGCCCgaatataaaactaaaaaagccGTCTTGGCTCCATATGCCTTCGGCTATGACGGTCTACGCTTTAGTAATTGTGTCCTATTTTCTCATCACTGGAG GGATAATATATGATGTCATTGTTGAACCGCCGAGCGTTGGTTCTATGACGGATGAACACGGTCATCAAAGACCTGTGGCCTTTTTGGCGTACAG GGTCAACGGGCAGTACATCATGGAGGGCCTGgcctccagcttcctcttcacCATGGGGGGCCTGGGCTTCATCATCCTGGACCGCTCCAACGCCCCCAACATTCCCAAGCTCAACCGCTTCCTCCTGCTCTTCATCGGCTTCGTCAGCGTGCTGCTCAGCTTCTTCATGGCCCGCGTCTTCATGAGGATGAAGCTGCC TGGATACCTCATGGGTTAG